The stretch of DNA CataacatagaaaaataaatctgaTTGTGTAGGTAGAGGAGAGGAAAGCAGAATATCATTACTAGAAAGCAAAGACGACAAGGAATGAACATGTCAAAGCAGGCTGTGAGCTTTCAGGTTATAAATATCCCACGGGGTGGACATTTCTAAGGCATCCTTAAGTAAGTCCAACAGTCATCACTTTTATTGTGGACACTGTCAGAGGAAAATCTCAATTTTGcttatgaattattattttattaaaaatgatccAGATGCAAGTATAGAGGGGTAACCTAACAGTGTTTCTAAGCTCCGTTTAATTGAGTATGTTATTTTCTATAATGTTTATTTGGAAGATAAACAAAAGATTGTTAAGATTCAAATGCATGTTTATTATTTAagcagctttttgttgttgttgttgttgttgagacagtgtctcattataTACGCCTGTCTAGCTTGGAACTGGCTATGGAAGgctagactggcctcagactcacagagattggcctccTTCTGCCTCTTGTGTGCTGAGAATGGAGGTGCATGCTTCTCCACTATGCCTGGATTCAAAGGGCATTTCTATCCCTTTGTTTCCAGTACTTTAACATTTCGGCTTTCTATATTCTGAGAAACTCACTTCACTTAATTGTCTTTTATTTCCGTAATGCATAGACTTATTTGGCTTTGGTGTCATTCCAAATGGTTtgtgtttttcaaaaaaattaattcaatagGTATTCAGTATTCCTAATGAGAAAAACAGAGGCCTTTCTTCTACATGAGAGAGGTGAGTTTGATTACTGGTCTATACAAGGGTCAACAGAGTTCTACAGTAATTTTATTGCTTTTACTTGAATcataaaaatatagagaaaaacatGAAACTTGTCATTATATGTTGTATGAATAAAGAAGGATAACAAGGTATTTTagctctttctttgtttgttataTGATGAATGATTTCATATACTTATAAACCATTTACTATCCTAAAATAGCAAGGTAGGTCAAATTATGATGATAATCAATGCATATAAAACAGTGGAGACTTccccagaaaaaaatcttattctctgtattgttttttatttcagattttaatttCCAAGGTATTGATTAAGCTCAAAACCAGAGACATACTATGAGGACATCAAGAAGCTAGCTAGTATCAGGGGCTGTTGAGAGGTCTCAATGGTctagagcatttgctgctctcttAGGGGTTTGGGGTTCAGCCTACTCACAACAGCCTATAACCTCAGCTCCAGATGAAATTCTGCTCCATTCTAGCCTCTGCATGCTGCTGCACACActttcttaaacacacacacacacacacacacacacacacacacacacacacacacacacacgtaaatgaataaagaaacaaCATTTACAAAGAAGTTAACAAAAGGAAGTCAAAGACAAACTCTCCATGTGTTCGCTGCAAATGGGACTTTGACAGagaagttatttttattgtaaatttccaaaattcttcaatacttaagaggcagaggccagaggatcagatGTCCAAGTCCTTCCTTGTCATATAATTATTTTGTTGCAGCCAGGGATTTtaggacaccctgtctcaaatcaaaacaaGCAATTCTCAAATTCTTCAAACAACTACGAGAAGAAATGTTTGCATACAAACCAATTCAGGAGAAATGAAATTGTTATGACCTCCGTTCTCTGTATGCATAATAGATTATTATGTTGTCTATTATTTGTTAGACAGAAATTTCCTGTTATTTATCAATATGTGACAGTAACTGGCAGCTATATTTTGGTCATATATCCTTTAAATATGTATCAGCATTTTAGAATTTTCTTGGTATATTTACATACACTATTCTAATTGTCATAGAAATTCTATTTAGAGAGAAGAAATCATTTTTTCTCTGTCATTCATAGAGACCACTATGAAACTCAAATGACTTACTGAATTAGTTTAACCAGAGTTGGAGCTAATGTTAATATAGTTCCATTCAATTTGATTTTTACACTAATATTAACCATTACCTGAAGCCTTGAAACACTTTCTTACCTGTGGTAGTGGGATCATTTCTTCCTCGTGCTGCACATGCCATAGAGAACTACACAATAAAAAAGATAACACCACTGACCGCTTTTGTAATTACCTCCGAATGATTGCTTCATAAAGCACGCTGCAAATTGTGTACAGTGTTTAGATAGTTTCTGGGGAGCAGGGTCTTAGCCCAGCTGACACCCACCATCCTTtcagaaaagtattttaaatacattgaTGAGACTACTCAAATGTGAGTGGCTGGTTAAAGGTGGTAAatggttattttatttcattttcaggtATATGTGTTTTACAATATTACCTATTTTTAGCATACTTTCTTTTTACTCTTCTTTTATCATAATTTTTACATTACATCAAATTCAATaaagggatacagtcattctttTAGAAACCAGTGGTGCAAATAAAAGTGATTAAATTAATTCTAGTAAAATCTGTGTTCAACTCCTTGGCTTGTGGTCTTTAAGAATTTGACCaacctttacttaacagctaatgtctacttacaagtgagtacataccatgtttgtctttctgcatctgaGTTACCtgactcaggatgatttcttctagttctgtccattagcctgcaaatttcatgatatcgtTGTTTTTAATAGTCaagcaatactccattgtgtattgtaataattttctttatccatttttttgtttgaatgacgtctaggttgtttccaaattctggctattatgagtaaagccactatgaacatatGAAtcttggggagaggaggaggggaggggagctgaAAAAAGTGGAAGAAGTGGAAACTCTGGTCTGGATATAATgtttgagagaagaataaaagggaaaaaaagacaataaacacactacttgaaaaaataaaagaatttgacTAACCACTCTGAATCTTCGTTCTTTTTCTACAAAGGGAATGAAATAGTATGTAACTAAGTATTAATGTTACTAAAAGAATATTTGCAATCACATCAGATATTTGAAGGACATTTAGTGTTTATGTGTATTTTCTGTTGAATTACCTACAAACAGCAGAtagtttattaaaaacaaaaattcagccACATACTAGACATTGgtcattatgttttgttttgcagaTTAACTAAATATTTGTTGTAGGACCTAtcaacttattattttttaaacaaaaatatataccTCAAAGTCCAAAATATGTGTAGAATTCTTACATCAActgtatttttagttatttttttttatatttcacacTCCTTTCATGAGTCTTTTTTCTGTGCTCTTAGAAAAAAATGCTCTATAACCTCAAGAAAGCTGGAATTAACTGTGCATTTGGTCATTCAGTAAGGAAAATTGCTAAATATGCCCTAGACAAGGTCTGTGTGATAAGTGACAAAATATTTTACTAATCATATACTCTAATGTAAATGAAAATTCCATTTATAGAAAAATAGCCAAATACAGGTCTATTCTTATATAACAGACCAGTGAAAAAATGAATATAACTTTCAAAAGAAACATTTATACTAGTTATGAAAGTTCAGCATATCAAGTGTATTTTAGGAATGTGAATCTCAGAAAGAAATGCATCTATTTGTCAGGTATGAATTCCAGAAGTGTTATCTTATGGACATTGGTAAGATGTagcttttcattcttttaaattattatacagAATTTTGGTGACTGGTTACTAGAAGTGGAATGACTGATAAAGAGGGTTGATAAGGTTACCAGTTTATGCTCTTTGTACTTTGGCTTATAGTCATCTAATTTTGATATATGTTTGCTGAAATAGAttgatatttatatataaattagtGTGTATGACAATTTTAATGATGATTGTTTCTCATTTTAGTTTCTGAATGAAGCTAAAAAACACCCTTCAGCCATTCTGTTCTTCACCAGGAGAAAGGAACTGAATGCAAGAAGTCCCCCTACTTGGgtttttcagaaaagatgatCTGAAGGAAACTTGAACTCTTTCCATTAAAAGGTTCTGGAGAATTTTCCCCAGGTTCCTACGAATTATATCGAAATAGAACtcatttcttggaaaaaaaaatgaatcccacagcacttcttgtTAATAACTGTTCAGCTACAAAATTTTATTGGTATCTTTTTATGTTCCCTCTAGAGGATGTAATGCACAAAAGCATTGCCACGGAACATATAAAATTACAAATGAAATTTATTGTAAAAAGTAGAATGTCTTCTAGACTGGTGTCAGtatttatttcattcataaaCCAAAACTGTAGTATAATATATTCACTGTCAGCAAGTTCATGTGTGTAAATTGCCATCCAACGTTATTGACTGATATAAGACAGATATTGAAAAGAcaatttaaatttacttttccAAACATAAACTGTTCCACAAAAGCACTGTAAAAACTCCTTCAAGGTTTTGGGTTGTGCTTGACATATGGTTAACTACATAATTTGGTTGTGTCATAATCCACTGTGTTTGGTAATTTGGCATTAAATGCCTGCAGAGCAGATTGAATTCTCACCACCTCACTAGTAGACAGCTTTAGTCTATGACGAAGCAAGCAAGAGAAAAGATCTAGACGGCGCTGACCAGGTGGGGAGAGTTTATTTACACGGTCTCTTATCTCTAGTAGCTGCAAAAGTGCCGAGTCCTGGGATCCCTGAGTGTAGGGGTAGTCCAGCTGCAAAATCAGGTCCCGGATAGCTTCAGGGTCAAAGTGCATGCTGTATCCAAACACTTGGATGTTGTTgattttcatgtagcccaggttccGGGATGGATCAATAAACTCCAAAGGCTCATAGTAAATGCTCTCATTGCTGTTGGGGCCATTCGCCTTGATGCGACTCCTCAGGTAGATGtgtactgtctcaaaaaatgtcttccatttgtttcccagagtcAGTGTCCAATTATAGCACTGTAGTGGGAGGTCCAGCTTAGTCCGCTCCCAGTCTGGAAAGCTGCTTTCACTCACAGGCATAAACCAGCTCTCGGAATGGCTGCCTCCGAAGGGATTGATGTAAACCGCCAGCACTGGCTCCAACGTGCTATTTTTAGTTAAGCAAATCTGTAAAGAGAGACCCAAGATCATGTGGACCAGACTGGACTTGTACTTGTTACTCTTCAAGGTCAGGAGCATCCGCTTTCTCCAGGAAGGATCAAACCAGCTGTTGAGGCGCATGTCATTGCTGATAAAGATGGCATGGACTTCTATTCGTCGGTCGGTTTTCTGCAACAGGTATTTCATCTCTAGGTCTTGCAGGTCAGTCTCAAAGCCAATGTAGTGATCAGTTGACTCGGCGACCTCAGGCTTGCAGAGTCCCTGGCTCAGCATGTAGCCCGTGTTGCAGGTGCCGCAGCGGGTACGGTTGTCAGGTGCACAGGTCAGGCAGGCAGAGGCATCGCCCACAGTGCAGGGCAGAAAGGCTGTGCACACTACCTGGTCGTTGGGACAGGTGCAGGAGTGCGTCTCCTCAGAGAAGCTGCCCAGGAGGCCGTTCTCATTGCAGTAGAGAAAAGACTGGATGCGAGTGAGCCAGTACGTTGAGGttctagaaatataaaaaaaaaagcaaatctaAATAAATACTTTGATTCtgtatgagtgtggtgtgtgtgtgtgtgtgtgtgtgtgtgtgtgtgtgtttgtgtgtatttgtactgCCATAAAGTAAATCCCATCTCTCTACTCCCTGcacttttttttccagtctaCAAACAGTAACAATATGAAATAAagatccatcacacacacacacacacacacacacacacacacacacacacacacacgaaaaaagaaaaataattgaaaccaaacaattttctctttattattacTCACACCAAATCCAGATTAGATTGTTTGAAACATGGTATAAAGTATGGATGTTGGACAATGAATCCTATGAGAAGTCATTATGTCATGGGAGTAACATGCGCATTAAGGAGTTTATTCCATTGTCACTGAGAGTAAATTCCTTATAAAAGACCAGGTTCAACCTCCATGTTGCCTCTTGGCACCAGCATCACCACCAGCTGCAGCAgcaataataacaacagcaatttcatcattagttattATTTCCTTCCTCTATGCTCTAATTTCGTATTTAGTTCTGTTCATGGGTCTTGGATTCCCAGatctagaactgtgagccattcaatttattttcattatttactaGATAGATAGTCTCTTCCCTTCTTTGTctttacttcctcctcctcttcttcttcttctccttcttcctcttcttcttcctctctctctctctctctctctctctctctctctctctctctctctctctctctcttttctccctctcccctcttactttcctttttccttcctctatgcTCTAATTGCGTATTTAGTTCTGTACATGTCTCCCTAACATAACGTATATAAAATTCTTAGTCCATCTGAATTGAAGATCAGATTCTTCCCTACAACCAAAGCATGAGTCCTTAGTGCAAACCCATCTCTCACTGTAAACTCTAATTATGTTTTGAGATCATAAAGACAAATAAAGGCTAAAGCTAAAGGCTGAGATCACAATAGTAGGGAACCGTAGAAAGAATTGTTAGAACACTGAGAGAAAGCAATTATTTTCTTAGCTTTTCAGATTTTGACCCAGCATTTAGATGGTTCTTGTTTTCACAGAAGTAATGATGAAAGAGCATGttcattttcttgcttttctgCTTGTCATGTGAAAACTGACAGTTCACCATTCAGTCAAACCCTGCACCCACTATGGAGAGGCAGCAAGGGGAGCTTTGCCACACAGCCTCTAGTCCACTCCCCTCATTAATCACCCTTTGACCACTTGGCTGTACTTCACGGGGAATTTTTCAACGAAAAAGAAATTCgataatctttcttttctttattctcagTGAAAGCAGCTGTCAAAGTTGAGTAGTCAGCACGTTTCAACATTGCCTAGTGGATTTTTTACATGTACTCAAAAGTTCACATCGTTTTTCCCCAAAAGACTAAAATTTAGTTTGTTACATAATTTTGGAACTTTACAAAGGTTTTGaataaaatatcttcaaaattCCACATTAGattatgttttcatattttttgacAAAATTTTAAGCAAATACAATAATACTGTCCTTTATTTATGcaaattcatacatacacacattcgcACACAGATCATTGATGCATATTCACACATCACCAcgttcacacacacagaaccttCGCTCAGATAAACTAAGATTTACCAGACTAACAACTATGTCGTTTTCCTACCATCTTGGTGGAAAACAGGATAGTCTGCAGATGGTCAGCTGCTTTTAATCAAGGGCTTGCCATTGGTCTTGACATTTAATTAAAAGCAGTTCATAGAATAAAGAGAGGATGAAATGATGGGAGAAAAGATtgggaggaaggaatggaagatAAAGAATCAGATCATAGGAAAGAAACTATGGATTgtgaaaagcagaagaaagaggcTTGGAAACAAacttgggaaaaaagaaaaagaatcaaagcAATCAGTACTTAAGTACATGAATAGTGTAAAGGAGATGGATTTCCTGCCCCATCAGGGAGAGAGTTTGCCTTGTAATCAAAATTTCCCTAAAATTTGAAGGAATAGTATTACAAGGAGGAAAGTACCTTCCCAAGTTAATCTCAAATCTATTTAGGCATAAAAATATTGTTAAGACTCAGAGACTCTTAAATCATTGACAAAT from Peromyscus eremicus chromosome 15, PerEre_H2_v1, whole genome shotgun sequence encodes:
- the Brinp3 gene encoding BMP/retinoic acid-inducible neural-specific protein 3, giving the protein MDIQAMEENLLRITETWKAYNSDFEDSDEFKFFMKRLPMNYFLNTSTIMHLWTMDSNFQRRYEQLENSMKQLFLKAQRIVHKLFSLSKRCHKQPLISLPRQRTSTYWLTRIQSFLYCNENGLLGSFSEETHSCTCPNDQVVCTAFLPCTVGDASACLTCAPDNRTRCGTCNTGYMLSQGLCKPEVAESTDHYIGFETDLQDLEMKYLLQKTDRRIEVHAIFISNDMRLNSWFDPSWRKRMLLTLKSNKYKSSLVHMILGLSLQICLTKNSTLEPVLAVYINPFGGSHSESWFMPVSESSFPDWERTKLDLPLQCYNWTLTLGNKWKTFFETVHIYLRSRIKANGPNSNESIYYEPLEFIDPSRNLGYMKINNIQVFGYSMHFDPEAIRDLILQLDYPYTQGSQDSALLQLLEIRDRVNKLSPPGQRRLDLFSCLLRHRLKLSTSEVVRIQSALQAFNAKLPNTVDYDTTKLCS